In Planococcus shixiaomingii, the DNA window GAATGGCATTGTGGCATCTGAAAAATAAGTAAAGCCCTCTAAAACCGAGATAATCTTGGTTTTAGAGGGCTTTTTTCATGTTTGTTGAAGCTCGAGATCCAGCAGGAAACGCTTCAGTTCCATGCCTCCGCGGTAGCCGCTGATAGCACCGTTTTTGCCAATGACACGGTGGCAGGGCACTAAGATAAGAAGAGGATTCGCTCCGATAGCGCTGCCGACCGCCCGGACTGCGGTTGGGCGATTGATAAGCGCTGCAATTTCCGAATAAGAAACTGTTTTGCCATAAGGAATAGTTTGCAAAGCTTGCCAGATTTCTTCTTGAAACGGTGTTCCTTTGACATCGATAGGCAATGAGAAAGTTGGGTTAATGCCGTTGAAATAGTCGAGCAGCTCTTGAATATACGGCGCTAACGCTTCAGCACTTTCAACAAGGAGAGTGTTCGGATAGCGTTTAGCAAAATACGTTTTAAATTCTTCAAAGGAATTGCCGGGTGATCCAATATAGCAGAGCCCTTTAGCTGTTTTAGCGACGTACAGTTTCCATTGCCCGTGTTCCAAAACTGCCCATTCAATCAATTGTTTGCTTTGATCCACTGCAATCCACTCCTTTTCGGTACTGGGCTGGTGTCTGGCCTGTCTTCTTTTTGAATAGCGTAATAAAATAAGGGATGTTTGAAAATCCAACCGCTCTGCCGACAGCAGCGACAGTCTGATCGGTCGTTGCAAGTTCTTGTGCCGCTTTTTCCAACCGCTTTTGTTGAAGGTAGGTGAAAGGTGAAATACCCGTCAGCTGTTTGAATGATCGCTGCAGATGAAATGGGCTGCTATGGGTGGCTTCCGCAAGCTTGTCAAGAGTTACATTTTCAGTGAAATGAGCGTCCATCCATTCGGTGATTTGCTGCACCCACTCTTCTGTCGGGAGCTGCAATCCGTCTGGTTTGCAGCGTTTGCACGGGCGGTAGCCTTGCTCAATCGCAAGAAAGGCATTTTTGAATATATGGACATTTTCTTTACTGGGTACTCGGGACTTGCAAGAAGGGCGGCAAAAAATGCCGGTCGTTTGAACTCCGTAAAAAAACTGGTCATCAAATGCCGGGTCGTTTTCCGTGATGGCTTGCCAGTAATCAGCCGGAATTATAGAGACTTTTTGTGATTTCATTTTCCCATCACCTCTATCCATACTATACACCTAATCCTTGATCTGTTAACGTTTTGATAATATAAAAGCAAGATAACGAAACTTTAAATTTTACAGCTAAAAATTTTTCGTTTTATCATTTTTTTAAGAGGGAATGAACGGAAGAGCGGACATATCATGATAGAATAAATTAAATTAATCGCGAAATGAGAGTGGAAGCTATGATTGATTCTTTAGCCCAATTGCTCGAAGAGAAAGGCTATGAAGACAAGCGTTTTATTTCTTGGAATACCATCTGCAAAGAAGAGCGACTATCGGAAAGTTTTTTAAGAGAAAACAGCGATCAAATAAATTGGCACCTGGTTTCAGAATATCAAGTTCTGTCAGAAGAGTTTATTCGGGAATTTAGTGGCCGATTGTTCTGGGAAGAAGTAATCTACAATCAAAAAGTATCAGAAGGGTTTATCGAGGAATTTGCTGCAAAAGAAAAATGGCAAGTGGATTTAGCGAAGTTGAGCAAACGGCAGCAAAGCGTTCATGAAAAAGAAGGCAAGCCGTTTGACGAAAGAGAATATTGGACAATCGTTTCGATGAAAAAACAACTGGCCAATGGCAAAGGGTTGTCTCCCGCTTTTATCGAACGGCATCAAGAAGAATTGTCCTGGCGATGCCTATCACTATTTCAGCAATTGCCAATGCAGCTGATCGAGCGCCACAAGCGTCAAGTAGACTGGCATGCGGTTACCCGCGTGCAAGTACTGTCAGAACGGTTTATCGAAAAGCATCGGGACAAAGTCGAGTGGGAGACCATATCATTTCATCAAAACTTATCTGAGCGGTTCA includes these proteins:
- a CDS encoding methylated-DNA--[protein]-cysteine S-methyltransferase, with the translated sequence MDQSKQLIEWAVLEHGQWKLYVAKTAKGLCYIGSPGNSFEEFKTYFAKRYPNTLLVESAEALAPYIQELLDYFNGINPTFSLPIDVKGTPFQEEIWQALQTIPYGKTVSYSEIAALINRPTAVRAVGSAIGANPLLILVPCHRVIGKNGAISGYRGGMELKRFLLDLELQQT
- a CDS encoding bifunctional transcriptional activator/DNA repair enzyme AdaA; the encoded protein is MKSQKVSIIPADYWQAITENDPAFDDQFFYGVQTTGIFCRPSCKSRVPSKENVHIFKNAFLAIEQGYRPCKRCKPDGLQLPTEEWVQQITEWMDAHFTENVTLDKLAEATHSSPFHLQRSFKQLTGISPFTYLQQKRLEKAAQELATTDQTVAAVGRAVGFSNIPYFITLFKKKTGQTPAQYRKGVDCSGSKQTID